In the Streptomyces sp. NBC_00525 genome, one interval contains:
- a CDS encoding OmpA family protein, with amino-acid sequence MTPRSAAAFVVVGIVVLGGFGVPQAFADDSPYPSASAEPPVEVDPDDSDLKLPEGATLAPPKVLDIKSVIEDLGGEERREDTNADIKFALQAEVLFGKDSAKLSGEATGRINAIAEEIKKQDARKVRVFGFTDDLGSSEHGDVLSKKRAEAVHNVLDEALGGTGITFEIRGYGEDYPIASNEDEEGRRKNRRVEVSFQRGEPASQS; translated from the coding sequence ATGACCCCCCGCAGCGCCGCGGCCTTCGTCGTCGTCGGGATCGTTGTGCTCGGGGGCTTCGGGGTGCCGCAGGCGTTCGCCGATGACAGTCCCTACCCCTCCGCATCCGCCGAACCCCCCGTCGAGGTCGACCCGGACGACTCCGATCTCAAGCTCCCCGAAGGCGCCACCCTCGCGCCGCCCAAGGTGCTCGACATCAAGTCCGTCATCGAGGATCTCGGCGGTGAGGAGCGGCGCGAGGACACCAACGCCGACATCAAGTTCGCCCTCCAGGCCGAGGTCCTCTTCGGCAAGGACAGCGCCAAGCTCAGCGGCGAGGCCACGGGGCGCATCAACGCCATCGCCGAGGAGATCAAGAAGCAGGACGCCCGGAAGGTCCGCGTCTTCGGGTTCACCGACGACCTCGGCTCCTCCGAGCACGGCGACGTGCTGTCCAAGAAGCGCGCCGAGGCCGTGCACAACGTCCTGGACGAGGCCCTCGGCGGCACCGGGATCACCTTCGAGATCCGGGGCTACGGCGAGGACTACCCGATCGCCAGCAACGAGGACGAGGAGGGCCGCCGCAAGAACCGCCGCGTGGAGGTCTCCTTCCAGCGCGGCGAACCCGCCTCGCAGAGCTGA
- a CDS encoding FG-GAP repeat domain-containing protein, whose translation MLLAAPASADDAKGADAPKAVGSTPRMDITGDGRSDILYQNRQGLLMQSVGATVEDYPVGFNDPADPYEQLVYKDIIAPGDLQRDGQVELLTLTESGTLTLHPMVGMDPTGGTPTWSGKGWQKYNKIVAPGDLTGDGHNDLIARTPAGDVYLYVSTGRIDGEPFEPAVKVASGWERYDQLVGMNDSTGDGIGDVVTRTPDGYLYFYGGTGDPAKPFKPPFMIGYGFDTYNQLVGVDDINGDGLGDLMGRKENGDTYVYRALSNGHLRMRTPSTFGWHKAALLVGAGGNPGASKRSILGVNATGGGFWYDSKNNGELFSRVGRLPQPEGWLAASLNDDGQADNLWVDNGVLYIAGVRIGSGWGVYNDLIGPGDLSGDGAGDLLARDTKGDLYLYRGNGKGTALAAKIKVGYGYGSYRHIVGAGDLTRDGRADVVGIAGDGTLYLYEGTGKASAPLKARVKIGSGFDIYNKFAAIGDLNGDGRTDLVGVNGYGDLYRYTSTGTSTINKRKQIGYGFNIYTALR comes from the coding sequence ATGCTGCTGGCGGCCCCGGCCTCGGCCGACGACGCGAAGGGCGCCGACGCGCCGAAGGCCGTCGGCTCGACGCCGCGCATGGACATCACCGGCGACGGCAGGAGCGACATCCTCTACCAGAACCGGCAGGGCCTCCTGATGCAGTCGGTGGGCGCGACGGTGGAGGATTACCCCGTCGGGTTCAACGACCCCGCCGACCCCTACGAACAGCTCGTGTACAAGGACATCATCGCTCCGGGTGATCTCCAGCGAGACGGCCAGGTCGAGCTCCTCACCCTGACGGAGTCCGGCACGCTCACCCTGCACCCGATGGTGGGCATGGACCCGACAGGGGGCACTCCCACCTGGTCCGGGAAGGGCTGGCAGAAGTACAACAAGATCGTCGCGCCGGGCGACCTGACGGGCGACGGTCACAACGACCTGATCGCGCGTACGCCCGCCGGCGACGTCTATCTCTACGTCTCCACCGGGCGCATCGACGGCGAGCCCTTCGAACCCGCCGTCAAGGTGGCCTCCGGCTGGGAGCGGTACGACCAGCTCGTCGGCATGAACGACTCCACCGGCGACGGGATCGGCGATGTCGTCACCCGGACCCCCGACGGATATCTGTACTTCTACGGCGGCACCGGGGACCCGGCCAAGCCCTTCAAGCCACCGTTCATGATCGGCTACGGGTTCGACACCTACAACCAGCTCGTGGGTGTCGACGACATCAACGGGGACGGTCTCGGCGACCTCATGGGCCGCAAGGAGAACGGTGACACATACGTCTACCGCGCCCTCTCCAACGGCCACCTCCGGATGAGAACCCCCAGCACCTTCGGGTGGCACAAGGCCGCGTTGTTGGTCGGGGCGGGCGGAAATCCGGGCGCCTCCAAGCGGAGCATCCTGGGTGTCAACGCCACGGGCGGCGGATTCTGGTACGACTCCAAGAACAACGGCGAGCTCTTCAGCCGCGTGGGCCGGCTCCCCCAGCCCGAGGGGTGGCTCGCCGCCTCCCTCAACGACGACGGGCAGGCCGACAACCTCTGGGTGGACAACGGCGTGCTGTACATCGCGGGCGTGCGGATCGGCAGCGGCTGGGGCGTCTACAACGACCTCATCGGCCCCGGCGACCTGAGCGGTGACGGCGCGGGCGACCTCCTCGCGCGCGACACCAAGGGCGACCTCTACCTGTACCGGGGGAACGGCAAGGGCACCGCGCTCGCGGCGAAGATCAAGGTGGGCTACGGCTACGGCTCGTACCGCCACATCGTCGGCGCCGGAGACCTCACGCGGGACGGCCGGGCGGACGTGGTGGGGATCGCCGGGGACGGCACGCTGTACCTGTACGAGGGCACGGGCAAGGCGTCCGCGCCGCTGAAGGCGCGCGTGAAGATCGGCTCCGGCTTCGACATCTACAACAAGTTCGCCGCGATCGGCGACCTGAACGGTGACGGCAGGACCGACCTGGTCGGGGTCAACGGCTACGGCGATCTGTACCGCTACACGTCCACCGGGACGAGCACGATCAACAAGCGCAAGCAGATCGGCTACGGCTTCAACATCTACACGGCTCTGCGCTGA
- a CDS encoding TlrC/CarA/OleB/SrmB family ABC-F type ribosomal protection protein, with the protein MHTAQLSLQNITRRYDDHVVLDDVTFSVRPGERAGIIGDNGAGKSTLLRLIAGQDRPDNGELTVAAPGGTGYLAQSLDLPAGATVQHAVDAALAGLRALEARMRRAEAGLTGLAGAELAAALDRYAELVARYEARAGYEADARVDIALHGLGLPGLDRDRPLSTLSGGERARLALAGTLASRPELLLLDEPTNDLDDRAVAWLEAHLRAHRGTVLAVTHDRVFLERVTTTILEVGEGRVTRYGDGYGGYLAAKAAERRRRLREYARWCEELARNRELAAANVARLDAIPRKVPLSVFGHGGFRARGRGHGAMVRIRNAKERVERLTERPVAPPPDPLVFAAPIVTATPEGGAPAVAAELTGVRVGARLSVPALRVGGGERLLVTGPNGAGKSTLMRVLAGELRPDAGTVRTRGRVGHLRQEETPWPPGLTLPEAYALGRGGVLDAHTERLLSLGLFGPADLRLRVGELSYGQRRRIELARLVSEPVDLLLLDEPTNHLSPALVEELEGALAGFGGAVVVVTHDRRLRERFRGARLELDGGRVRECTEAA; encoded by the coding sequence ATGCACACCGCACAGCTATCTCTCCAGAACATCACCCGCCGCTACGACGACCACGTCGTGCTGGACGACGTCACCTTCAGCGTGCGGCCCGGCGAACGGGCCGGGATCATCGGCGACAACGGGGCCGGCAAGTCCACGCTGCTCCGGCTGATCGCCGGTCAGGACCGGCCCGACAACGGCGAGCTGACCGTGGCCGCGCCCGGCGGCACCGGCTACCTCGCCCAGTCGCTCGACCTGCCCGCCGGGGCGACCGTGCAGCACGCGGTGGACGCCGCGCTCGCCGGACTGCGGGCGCTGGAGGCCCGGATGCGCCGGGCCGAGGCCGGGCTCACGGGTCTGGCCGGGGCGGAGCTGGCCGCCGCGCTGGACCGGTACGCCGAGCTGGTCGCCCGGTACGAGGCGCGGGCCGGTTACGAGGCCGACGCGCGGGTGGACATCGCCCTGCACGGCCTCGGGCTGCCCGGCCTGGACCGCGACCGGCCGCTGTCCACCCTGTCGGGCGGCGAGCGGGCGCGGCTGGCGCTCGCCGGAACGCTGGCGTCCCGGCCGGAGCTGCTGCTGCTGGACGAGCCGACCAACGACCTGGACGACCGGGCGGTCGCCTGGCTGGAGGCACACCTGCGGGCGCACCGGGGCACGGTGCTCGCGGTCACCCACGACCGGGTGTTCCTGGAACGGGTCACCACGACGATCCTGGAGGTCGGCGAGGGCCGGGTCACCCGGTACGGCGACGGCTACGGGGGGTACCTCGCCGCGAAGGCCGCGGAGCGCCGGCGCCGGCTGCGGGAGTACGCGCGGTGGTGCGAGGAGCTGGCCCGCAACCGGGAGCTGGCCGCCGCCAACGTGGCCCGGCTGGACGCCATTCCGCGCAAGGTGCCGCTCAGCGTGTTCGGGCACGGCGGCTTCCGGGCGCGGGGGCGGGGGCACGGGGCGATGGTCCGCATCCGCAACGCGAAGGAGCGCGTCGAGCGGCTCACGGAGCGGCCGGTCGCGCCGCCGCCGGACCCGCTGGTGTTCGCGGCGCCGATCGTCACCGCCACCCCGGAGGGCGGCGCGCCCGCCGTCGCGGCGGAGCTGACCGGCGTACGGGTGGGGGCCCGGCTGTCCGTGCCGGCGCTGCGCGTCGGCGGCGGCGAACGGCTGCTGGTCACGGGGCCCAACGGGGCCGGCAAGTCGACGCTGATGCGGGTGCTCGCCGGTGAGCTGCGGCCCGACGCGGGGACGGTGCGCACGCGGGGGCGGGTCGGTCATCTGCGCCAGGAGGAGACGCCGTGGCCGCCCGGCCTGACGCTCCCGGAGGCGTACGCGCTCGGGCGCGGCGGGGTCCTGGACGCGCACACCGAACGGCTGCTCTCGCTGGGCCTGTTCGGCCCGGCGGACCTGCGGTTGCGGGTGGGCGAGCTGTCGTACGGGCAGCGCCGCCGGATCGAACTGGCCCGGCTGGTGAGCGAGCCCGTCGATCTGCTCCTGCTGGACGAGCCGACGAACCACCTCTCCCCCGCCCTGGTGGAGGAGCTGGAGGGCGCGCTGGCCGGCTTCGGCGGGGCGGTGGTCGTGGTCACCCATGACCGCCGGCTGCGGGAACGGTTCCGGGGGGCGCGGCTGGAACTCGACGGTGGACGCGTGAGGGAATGTACGGAGGCGGCATGA
- a CDS encoding DinB family protein: MTRTDSPPARDERSQLATFLDYTRATALAKCDGLSRENAVRSPLPGSPLMTLAGIVNHLRWVEYYWFEVVFLGGEDEGPWTDEDPDREMRIAVDMPLADVLREYREQSARYRELVAAHDLDTLAVRERHGRRPDLRWIVLHLIEETARHNGHIDIIREILDGTTGD, translated from the coding sequence ATGACACGCACCGACTCACCGCCCGCCCGCGACGAGCGCTCCCAGCTGGCCACCTTCCTCGACTACACCCGCGCCACCGCGCTGGCCAAGTGCGACGGGCTCTCCCGGGAGAACGCCGTCCGCTCGCCCCTGCCGGGCTCCCCGCTGATGACGCTCGCGGGGATCGTCAACCATCTGCGCTGGGTCGAGTACTACTGGTTCGAGGTGGTGTTCCTCGGCGGCGAGGACGAGGGCCCGTGGACGGACGAGGACCCGGACCGCGAGATGCGGATCGCCGTCGACATGCCGCTCGCCGACGTGCTGCGCGAGTACCGGGAGCAGAGCGCCCGCTACCGGGAGCTGGTCGCGGCCCACGACCTGGACACCCTCGCCGTGCGGGAGCGCCACGGCCGCCGCCCCGATCTGCGCTGGATCGTCCTGCACCTCATCGAGGAGACGGCCCGCCACAACGGCCACATCGACATCATCCGGGAGATCCTGGACGGGACGACCGGGGACTGA